One window of the Schistocerca gregaria isolate iqSchGreg1 unplaced genomic scaffold, iqSchGreg1.2 ptg000892l, whole genome shotgun sequence genome contains the following:
- the LOC126324745 gene encoding uncharacterized protein LOC126324745 — MSYNNYGIVNFYPHSNEIPSNQSDNMNWGLLNMESKKNSLGSDLNLSEDDISDTTSSQSISNVFKNYDNQFKEKEERIIFCRSGERRSYLKPEYLKKNLEPYRQSLDASDVQKFSDSSELKEDSSLGQPSSTYVAPSWFDIQYPSECSMTTIADAFSIHPLTIEDCLSDSECDHEKIETFENYQFICFSECYLVPETNIIATVNVHIILLFTAPVVFSLHNGYVYYLRPTINNIIQHSKNSQSVSADHEKSQLLVSECCDIVSPAWITYLILDAIVDEFFSLVERCVMEANFIDELILLLDSQEQTDLLRRISACQKQTFNLRTKLVRKQEILSSMVGRTSWKGGGGQKGFGQIPETTGRDRLFNLSKNAFGSSLSLLESGGFHKEAHSTNVYIRDILDHVSFMLSNLEQARETVAHLTHTYLAKVSIEINMTANEQNDVMKKFSAMATVILPLTFVASLWGMNVYVPFQETPGYLPFFGITGTLIVIGTIAFIYFWKTWI; from the exons ATGTCGTATA ATAATTACGGTATAGTAAACTTTTACCCGCATTCAAATGAGATACCGTCGAACCAAAGCGACAACATGAATTGGGGTCTATTAAATATGGAGTCTAAAAAGAATTCACTAGGTTCGGATCTCAATCTTTCAGAAGATGACATTTCAG ATACTACGTCCAGTCAATCTATAAGCAACGTCTTCAAAAATTACGATAACCAGTTCAAGGAAAAAGAAGAACGAATTATTTTTTGTCGTTCAGGTGAACGGAGGAGTTACTTGAAACCCGAATACCTAAAAAAAAACCTAGAACCATACAGACAATCACTGGATGCATCAGATGTGCAAAAGTTTTCCGATTCATCAGAACTAAAAGAAGATTCTTCATTGGGACAACCATCATCAACTTACGTAGCGCCAAGCTGGTTTGATATTCAGTACCCTTCTGAGTGCTCGATGACAACTATAGCAGACGCTTTCTCTATTCATCCATTGACAATTGAAGATTGCCTATCTGACAGCGAATGCGATCATGAAAAAATTGAGACATTCGAAAATTATCA ATTTATTTGCTTTAGTGAGTGCTACCTCGTTCCAGAGACCAACATTATTGCGACCGTTAACGTTCATATTATCCTCCTTTTTACGGCTCCTGtcgtcttttctctccacaatggTTATGTCTACTACCTGCGTCCAACGATTAATAATATAATACAACACTCAAAGAACTCTCAATCTGTTTCAGCCGACCATGAGAAAAGTCAACTACTCGTATCTGAGTGCTGCGACATTGTTAGTCCGGCTTGGATTACGTACCTTATTCTTGATGCGATAGTGGATGAGTTCTTTTCACTGGTTGAAAGGTGTGTTATGGAGGCAAATTTTATAGATGAACTGATACTTTTACTTGATTCGCAAGAACAAACGGATCTCTTGAGGCGTATTAGTGCCTGTCAAAAACAGACTTTTAATTTGCGAACCAAGCTGGTTCGTAAACAAGAAATTCTGAGCTCGATGGTCGGAAGAACGTCTTGGAAAGGTGGCGGTGGGCAGAAGGGGTTTGGACAAATACCAGAGACTACAGGGAGAGATCGCCTCTTCAATCTGTCAAAGAATGCATTTGGTTCATCTTTGTCCTTACTTGAATCCGGTGGGTTCCATAAAGAAGCACACTCTACTAACGTATATATTCGAGACATTCTGGACCATGTCTCGTTTATGTTGTCGAACTTAGAGCAAGCGAGAGAAACAGTAGCTCACCTGACTCACACTTATCTGGCCAAAGTTTCTATTGAAATTAACATGACTGCCAATGAACAGAACGATGTCATGAAAAAATTCAGCGCGATGGCTACTGTCATATTACCTTTGACATTTGTCGCGTCGTTATGGGGCATGAATGTCTATGTCCCATTTCAGGAAACACCCGGGTATCTGCCTTTTTTTGGTATAACGGGAACTTTGATAGTTATAGGTACTATTGCATTCATATACTTTTGGAAAACTTGGATATAA